One genomic window of Methyloterricola oryzae includes the following:
- the lysM gene encoding peptidoglycan-binding protein LysM: MGLLSFIREAGEKLFGAQAEAADTASSNRSASSAITAYIGSLQLPVTDLSIEVDTASHTARVSGKVPSQEAREKVMLACGNVQGIAQVEDALTVEGEVDAEAQFHTVERGDTLSAIAKKFYGDANAYNAIFEANKPMLKHPDKIYPGQVLRIPSRA; the protein is encoded by the coding sequence ATGGGTCTATTGAGCTTTATCCGTGAAGCCGGAGAAAAACTGTTCGGCGCTCAGGCCGAGGCCGCCGATACTGCCTCGTCCAACCGCTCCGCCAGCAGCGCCATCACCGCCTACATCGGCTCGCTGCAACTGCCGGTGACGGACCTGTCCATCGAGGTCGACACGGCCAGCCATACGGCCCGGGTGTCCGGGAAGGTACCGAGCCAGGAGGCGCGGGAGAAGGTCATGCTGGCCTGTGGCAATGTGCAGGGCATTGCCCAGGTGGAAGACGCGTTGACCGTCGAGGGCGAGGTGGATGCCGAAGCCCAGTTCCACACCGTGGAGCGCGGCGACACCCTGTCGGCCATCGCCAAGAAGTTCTATGGCGATGCCAATGCCTACAATGCCATATTCGAAGCCAACAAGCCGATGCTAAAGCATCCGGACAAAATTTATCCCGGCCAGGTGCTGAGGATTCCGTCTCGGGCGTGA
- a CDS encoding YidB family protein, giving the protein MSFLSDLAQGALEAVLKQAGQSPELQSGLAELLNRAGGLDGLSQKFQQGGLGSVISSWIGTGANESIGADQLKSVLGPELVTGLASKLGIDADTASNQLASLLPVLIDKLTPDGQVPQSSDLSQALSGIFKV; this is encoded by the coding sequence ATGAGTTTTCTGAGCGATCTGGCGCAAGGCGCCTTGGAAGCCGTTTTGAAACAGGCCGGCCAGTCACCGGAGCTGCAGTCGGGCCTTGCCGAGCTGCTAAATCGTGCCGGCGGACTGGATGGACTATCCCAGAAATTCCAGCAAGGAGGGCTGGGTAGCGTCATTTCCTCGTGGATAGGAACCGGCGCCAATGAGTCCATAGGCGCGGACCAGCTCAAGTCGGTGCTCGGCCCTGAATTGGTCACTGGCCTGGCATCCAAGCTAGGCATCGACGCGGACACGGCCAGCAATCAACTAGCCAGCCTGTTGCCGGTGCTGATCGACAAGCTGACGCCCGATGGGCAGGTTCCACAAAGTTCGGACCTGAGCCAGGCCCTGTCCGGGATCTTCAAGGTGTAG